One window of the Pararge aegeria chromosome 22, ilParAegt1.1, whole genome shotgun sequence genome contains the following:
- the LOC120633791 gene encoding eukaryotic translation initiation factor 2-alpha kinase-like isoform X2: MSAWYWRMIALKAAFVLTCFVSYIRTDTIQKLPFCNPHAAKDAPIYNDLVIVSSLDGRVTAFSTEDGIKVWALETQPLLSSNLHHVELTSSGKWVRLVPSLRGSLYSLSGDSIEPLPFDAEQLLSASFKYSEDLVIAGARETLWVGVDAHNGKVVYECSSSGCNSEQQTARAGRDVLVLRRHSNTVRALDPRSGTEKWNFSVAEHQMALSRRECAGTAGPPSPVAIAVALPEGVVVVRRSDSSLPLWQHKLDAPVSNMWRLQGGLLEHMDVLWEAAQAIAELNPPVPSLYLGVHNTQLYIQESVLYAQKMKTALSPKPMPWKLKQSTPLLADSDTALLPPHDVESNDLSAVALHGNFGKKDNTGFFLYLQQTCDQSVQVDGDLFDDPDVVPPNSSDDQPDDHHHVHVHVYSLWFWWKEVLLIAVSSALLMNLMIWPRFFAPKLRPTTPLPLNQEYIVVERHYERPPSNNGTEYSGRYENDFTPLRCLGKGGFGVVFEARNNIDHCSYAVKRITLPKRESKRERVLREVRALAKLEHEHIVRYFNAWLEEPPPNWQEQRDSYWMSQLGGVSVVMSEDYTSPASPAEKSPAKGGSVTLNLPKSVDDCIDALDYEKKLSEPRRHRSLSCNDSFSIIFSENASKDAHLTTATPTKRFCGDVTSPNMLSKNVRSGDNDDSFIVFANSQNPSEHSSGFSEARKDVSNKILEKVKESDSFGKDGSKKKKGHTRHWSLDMCVRAPQEAGVVGGSKMYLYIQMQLCRRESLHDWLRSNRTWEVRRDQIKTLFSQIVSAVEYVHLAGLIHRDLKPSNIFFAPDGKVKVGDFGLVTTMTENSQDGESPQEINAHASHTHRVGTHLYMSPEQLLGRPYSYKVDIYSLGLVLFELLHPFGTEAERVSCLMRLKNGNYPEPFQQSYPNETEVLKLMLSDDPTQRPTASGVKARAPLYQCTDEQFHFTLPTFVTC; this comes from the exons atgTCGGCGTGGTATTGGCGGATGATTGCATTGAAAGCGGCATTTGTGCTTACATGTTTTGTATCATATATTCGAACTGATACGATTCAGAAGTTGCCTTTTTGTAATCCTCATGCAGCAAAGGATGCACCTATTTATAATGA TTTGGTGATTGTGAGCTCACTTGATGGAAGGGTCACAGCATTCTCTACAGAAGATGGAATCAAAGTCTGGGCATTGGAAACCCAGCCATTGCTTTCATCTAATTTACATCATGTTGAG CTCACATCAAGTGGGAAATGGGTTCGGCTAGTGCCATCCCTACGCGGCAGTCTGTACAGCCTGAGCGGGGACTCGATAGAGCCTTTGCCTTTTGACGCTGAACAGCTGCTGTCTGCCTCATTCAAATATTCCGAAGACCTGGTTATAGCCG GCGCTAGAGAAACGTTATGGGTCGGCGTAGATGCGCACAACGGGAAAGTCGTTTACGAATGTAGCTCCAGTGGATGCAACAGCGAACAGCAAACGGCGAGAGCGGGTCGGGACGTTCTGGTATTGAGGAGACATTCCAACACGGTGCGAGCTTTGGACCCACGCTCCGGAACTGAGAA ATGGAACTTCAGCGTAGCAGAACACCAGATGGCTTTAAGTCGCAGAGAATGTGCAGGTACCGCGGGACCACCAAGCCCGGTCGCAATCGCTGTCGCTTTACCAGAGGGAGTCGTCGTCGTGAGGAGATCAGACTCGAGCCTACCATTGTGGCAACATAAG CTAGACGCCCCGGTATCAAACATGTGGAGGCTTCAAGGAGGACTGTTAGAACATATGGATGTGCTGTGGGAGGCCGCTCAAGCTATTGCAGAGTTGAACCCTCCCGTACCCTCGCTGTACTTAGGGGTTCACAATACACAG CTATACATCCAAGAGAGCGTCCTATACGCGCAGAAGATGAAAACCGCTTTATCGCCTAAACCTATGCCTTGGAAGCTGAAGCAATCCACACCACTGCTTGCTGACAGTGATACAGCTCTCTTACCGCCACACGACGTCGAATCTAACGACCTGTCTGCTGTGGCTTTACACGGAAACTTTGGAAAGAAAG ATAACACTGGCTTCTTCCTCTACCTCCAGCAAACTTGCGACCAATCAGTCCAAGTTGACGGAGACTTATTCGACGACCCCGACGTTGTCCCACCGAACAGTAGCGACGACCAACCCGACGACCACCATCACGTACACGTCCACGTATACTCTCTATGGTTCTGGTGGAAAGAGGTCCTACTCATAGCAGTCAGCTCCGCATTATTAATGAACTTAATGATCTGGCCAAGATTTTTCGCCCCCAAACTAAGGCCCACTACCCCTTTGCCCCTGAATCAGGAGTACATAGTCGTGGAAAGACATTACGAAAGACCTCCGTCTAATAACGGCACGGAATATTCCGGAAGGTACGAGAACGATTTCACCCCGTTGAGGTGTTTGGGCAAAGGGGGATTCGGTGTGGTTTTTGAGGCGAGAAATAATATTGATCATTGCTCGTATGCCGTAAAGCGAATAACTCTGCCGAAACG ggAATCGAAACGTGAGCGTGTGTTACGCGAAGTGCGTGCTCTAGCGAAGTTGGAACATGAGCACATTGTCCGTTATTTCAACGCGTGGCTGGAAGAACCCCCACCGAACTGGCAGGAACAGAGAGACTCCTACTGGATGAG CCAATTAGGTGGTGTATCGGTTGTTATGTCTGAAGACTATACCTCGCCCGCGTCTCCGGCCGAAAAGTCCCCTGCAAAGGGCGGCAGTGTCACGCTCAACCTTCCGAAGTCTGTAGATGATTGTATAGACGCTTTGGACTATGAGAAAAAACTCTCCGAACCTAGAAGGCACCG ATCTCTCAGTTGCAACGACTCGTTCAGCATTATATTCAGTGAGAACGCTTCCAAAGACGCCCATCTGACGACGGCAACGCCCACAAAACGTTTCTGCGGTGACGTCACAAGTCCGAATATGCTGTCAAAAAACGTCAGGAGCGGAGACAACGATGACTCTTTCATAGTTTTCGCGAATTCCCAGAATCCGTCAGAACATTCTAGTGGCTTCTCTGAAGCGAGAAAAGACGTGTCCAATAAGATATTGGAGAAAGTTAAGGAAAGCGACAGTTTTGGTAAAGACGGCAGTAAGAAGAAAAAG GGTCACACACGTCACTGGTCTTTAGACATGTGTGTCCGCGCTCCGCAAGAAGCTGGCGTGGTGGGCGGCAGTAAAATGTATCTTTACATTCAGATGCAACTGTGTCGTAGAGAAAGTTTACACGATTGGCTTAGGAGCAACCGCACCTGGGAAGTTAGGAGAGATCAG atCAAAACCCTGTTCAGTCAGATAGTATCGGCAGTGGAGTACGTTCATCTTGCAGGCCTCATACATAGAGACCTCAAACCCAGCAATATATTCTTTGCTCCAGATGGTAAAGTCAAAGTTGGAGACTTCGGTCTTGTTACCACTATGACGGAAAACTCTCAAGATGGTGAAAGTCCCCAAGAGATAAACGCGCATGCCAGTCACACGCATAGAGTTG GTACCCATCTCTATATGTCTCCTGAGCAACTCCTCGGTCGTCCGTACAGTTACAAAGTGGACATCTACTCTCTTGGTCTGGTTTTGTTTGAGCTCTTGCACCCGTTCGGCACGGAGGCTGAGCGGGTATCGTGCTTAATGCGGCTGAAAAATGGAAACTATCCAGAACCTTTCCAGCAGAGCTATCCTAATGAG ACGGAAGTGTTAAAGTTAATGCTGTCTGACGACCCGACGCAAAGACCAACAGCCAGCGGCGTCAAGGCTCGCGCCCCTCTATACCAGTGTACGGACGAACAGTTCCACTTCACCCTACCAACATTCGTCACCTGTTGA
- the LOC120633791 gene encoding eukaryotic translation initiation factor 2-alpha kinase-like isoform X3, translated as MSAWYWRMIALKAAFVLTCFVSYIRTDTIQKLPFCNPHAAKDAPIYNDLVIVSSLDGRVTAFSTEDGIKVWALETQPLLSSNLHHVELTSSGKWVRLVPSLRGSLYSLSGDSIEPLPFDAEQLLSASFKYSEDLVIAGARETLWVGVDAHNGKVVYECSSSGCNSEQQTARAGRDVLVLRRHSNTVRALDPRSGTEKWNFSVAEHQMALSRRECAGTAGPPSPVAIAVALPEGVVVVRRSDSSLPLWQHKLDAPVSNMWRLQGGLLEHMDVLWEAAQAIAELNPPVPSLYLGVHNTQLYIQESVLYAQKMKTALSPKPMPWKLKQSTPLLADSDTALLPPHDVESNDLSAVALHGNFGKKDNTGFFLYLQQTCDQSVQVDGDLFDDPDVVPPNSSDDQPDDHHHVHVHVYSLWFWWKEVLLIAVSSALLMNLMIWPRFFAPKLRPTTPLPLNQEYIVVERHYERPPSNNGTEYSGRYENDFTPLRCLGKGGFGVVFEARNNIDHCSYAVKRITLPKRESKRERVLREVRALAKLEHEHIVRYFNAWLEEPPPNWQEQRDSYWMSQLGGVSVVMSEDYTSPASPAEKSPAKGGSVTLNLPKSVDDCIDALDYEKKLSEPRRHRCNDSFSIIFSENASKDAHLTTATPTKRFCGDVTSPNMLSKNVRSGDNDDSFIVFANSQNPSEHSSGFSEARKDVSNKILEKVKESDSFGKDGSKKKKKGHTRHWSLDMCVRAPQEAGVVGGSKMYLYIQMQLCRRESLHDWLRSNRTWEVRRDQIKTLFSQIVSAVEYVHLAGLIHRDLKPSNIFFAPDGKVKVGDFGLVTTMTENSQDGESPQEINAHASHTHRVGTHLYMSPEQLLGRPYSYKVDIYSLGLVLFELLHPFGTEAERVSCLMRLKNGNYPEPFQQSYPNETEVLKLMLSDDPTQRPTASGVKARAPLYQCTDEQFHFTLPTFVTC; from the exons atgTCGGCGTGGTATTGGCGGATGATTGCATTGAAAGCGGCATTTGTGCTTACATGTTTTGTATCATATATTCGAACTGATACGATTCAGAAGTTGCCTTTTTGTAATCCTCATGCAGCAAAGGATGCACCTATTTATAATGA TTTGGTGATTGTGAGCTCACTTGATGGAAGGGTCACAGCATTCTCTACAGAAGATGGAATCAAAGTCTGGGCATTGGAAACCCAGCCATTGCTTTCATCTAATTTACATCATGTTGAG CTCACATCAAGTGGGAAATGGGTTCGGCTAGTGCCATCCCTACGCGGCAGTCTGTACAGCCTGAGCGGGGACTCGATAGAGCCTTTGCCTTTTGACGCTGAACAGCTGCTGTCTGCCTCATTCAAATATTCCGAAGACCTGGTTATAGCCG GCGCTAGAGAAACGTTATGGGTCGGCGTAGATGCGCACAACGGGAAAGTCGTTTACGAATGTAGCTCCAGTGGATGCAACAGCGAACAGCAAACGGCGAGAGCGGGTCGGGACGTTCTGGTATTGAGGAGACATTCCAACACGGTGCGAGCTTTGGACCCACGCTCCGGAACTGAGAA ATGGAACTTCAGCGTAGCAGAACACCAGATGGCTTTAAGTCGCAGAGAATGTGCAGGTACCGCGGGACCACCAAGCCCGGTCGCAATCGCTGTCGCTTTACCAGAGGGAGTCGTCGTCGTGAGGAGATCAGACTCGAGCCTACCATTGTGGCAACATAAG CTAGACGCCCCGGTATCAAACATGTGGAGGCTTCAAGGAGGACTGTTAGAACATATGGATGTGCTGTGGGAGGCCGCTCAAGCTATTGCAGAGTTGAACCCTCCCGTACCCTCGCTGTACTTAGGGGTTCACAATACACAG CTATACATCCAAGAGAGCGTCCTATACGCGCAGAAGATGAAAACCGCTTTATCGCCTAAACCTATGCCTTGGAAGCTGAAGCAATCCACACCACTGCTTGCTGACAGTGATACAGCTCTCTTACCGCCACACGACGTCGAATCTAACGACCTGTCTGCTGTGGCTTTACACGGAAACTTTGGAAAGAAAG ATAACACTGGCTTCTTCCTCTACCTCCAGCAAACTTGCGACCAATCAGTCCAAGTTGACGGAGACTTATTCGACGACCCCGACGTTGTCCCACCGAACAGTAGCGACGACCAACCCGACGACCACCATCACGTACACGTCCACGTATACTCTCTATGGTTCTGGTGGAAAGAGGTCCTACTCATAGCAGTCAGCTCCGCATTATTAATGAACTTAATGATCTGGCCAAGATTTTTCGCCCCCAAACTAAGGCCCACTACCCCTTTGCCCCTGAATCAGGAGTACATAGTCGTGGAAAGACATTACGAAAGACCTCCGTCTAATAACGGCACGGAATATTCCGGAAGGTACGAGAACGATTTCACCCCGTTGAGGTGTTTGGGCAAAGGGGGATTCGGTGTGGTTTTTGAGGCGAGAAATAATATTGATCATTGCTCGTATGCCGTAAAGCGAATAACTCTGCCGAAACG ggAATCGAAACGTGAGCGTGTGTTACGCGAAGTGCGTGCTCTAGCGAAGTTGGAACATGAGCACATTGTCCGTTATTTCAACGCGTGGCTGGAAGAACCCCCACCGAACTGGCAGGAACAGAGAGACTCCTACTGGATGAG CCAATTAGGTGGTGTATCGGTTGTTATGTCTGAAGACTATACCTCGCCCGCGTCTCCGGCCGAAAAGTCCCCTGCAAAGGGCGGCAGTGTCACGCTCAACCTTCCGAAGTCTGTAGATGATTGTATAGACGCTTTGGACTATGAGAAAAAACTCTCCGAACCTAGAAGGCACCG TTGCAACGACTCGTTCAGCATTATATTCAGTGAGAACGCTTCCAAAGACGCCCATCTGACGACGGCAACGCCCACAAAACGTTTCTGCGGTGACGTCACAAGTCCGAATATGCTGTCAAAAAACGTCAGGAGCGGAGACAACGATGACTCTTTCATAGTTTTCGCGAATTCCCAGAATCCGTCAGAACATTCTAGTGGCTTCTCTGAAGCGAGAAAAGACGTGTCCAATAAGATATTGGAGAAAGTTAAGGAAAGCGACAGTTTTGGTAAAGACGGCAGTAAGAAGAAAAAG AAGGGTCACACACGTCACTGGTCTTTAGACATGTGTGTCCGCGCTCCGCAAGAAGCTGGCGTGGTGGGCGGCAGTAAAATGTATCTTTACATTCAGATGCAACTGTGTCGTAGAGAAAGTTTACACGATTGGCTTAGGAGCAACCGCACCTGGGAAGTTAGGAGAGATCAG atCAAAACCCTGTTCAGTCAGATAGTATCGGCAGTGGAGTACGTTCATCTTGCAGGCCTCATACATAGAGACCTCAAACCCAGCAATATATTCTTTGCTCCAGATGGTAAAGTCAAAGTTGGAGACTTCGGTCTTGTTACCACTATGACGGAAAACTCTCAAGATGGTGAAAGTCCCCAAGAGATAAACGCGCATGCCAGTCACACGCATAGAGTTG GTACCCATCTCTATATGTCTCCTGAGCAACTCCTCGGTCGTCCGTACAGTTACAAAGTGGACATCTACTCTCTTGGTCTGGTTTTGTTTGAGCTCTTGCACCCGTTCGGCACGGAGGCTGAGCGGGTATCGTGCTTAATGCGGCTGAAAAATGGAAACTATCCAGAACCTTTCCAGCAGAGCTATCCTAATGAG ACGGAAGTGTTAAAGTTAATGCTGTCTGACGACCCGACGCAAAGACCAACAGCCAGCGGCGTCAAGGCTCGCGCCCCTCTATACCAGTGTACGGACGAACAGTTCCACTTCACCCTACCAACATTCGTCACCTGTTGA
- the LOC120633791 gene encoding eukaryotic translation initiation factor 2-alpha kinase-like isoform X1: MSAWYWRMIALKAAFVLTCFVSYIRTDTIQKLPFCNPHAAKDAPIYNDLVIVSSLDGRVTAFSTEDGIKVWALETQPLLSSNLHHVELTSSGKWVRLVPSLRGSLYSLSGDSIEPLPFDAEQLLSASFKYSEDLVIAGARETLWVGVDAHNGKVVYECSSSGCNSEQQTARAGRDVLVLRRHSNTVRALDPRSGTEKWNFSVAEHQMALSRRECAGTAGPPSPVAIAVALPEGVVVVRRSDSSLPLWQHKLDAPVSNMWRLQGGLLEHMDVLWEAAQAIAELNPPVPSLYLGVHNTQLYIQESVLYAQKMKTALSPKPMPWKLKQSTPLLADSDTALLPPHDVESNDLSAVALHGNFGKKDNTGFFLYLQQTCDQSVQVDGDLFDDPDVVPPNSSDDQPDDHHHVHVHVYSLWFWWKEVLLIAVSSALLMNLMIWPRFFAPKLRPTTPLPLNQEYIVVERHYERPPSNNGTEYSGRYENDFTPLRCLGKGGFGVVFEARNNIDHCSYAVKRITLPKRESKRERVLREVRALAKLEHEHIVRYFNAWLEEPPPNWQEQRDSYWMSQLGGVSVVMSEDYTSPASPAEKSPAKGGSVTLNLPKSVDDCIDALDYEKKLSEPRRHRSLSCNDSFSIIFSENASKDAHLTTATPTKRFCGDVTSPNMLSKNVRSGDNDDSFIVFANSQNPSEHSSGFSEARKDVSNKILEKVKESDSFGKDGSKKKKKGHTRHWSLDMCVRAPQEAGVVGGSKMYLYIQMQLCRRESLHDWLRSNRTWEVRRDQIKTLFSQIVSAVEYVHLAGLIHRDLKPSNIFFAPDGKVKVGDFGLVTTMTENSQDGESPQEINAHASHTHRVGTHLYMSPEQLLGRPYSYKVDIYSLGLVLFELLHPFGTEAERVSCLMRLKNGNYPEPFQQSYPNETEVLKLMLSDDPTQRPTASGVKARAPLYQCTDEQFHFTLPTFVTC, from the exons atgTCGGCGTGGTATTGGCGGATGATTGCATTGAAAGCGGCATTTGTGCTTACATGTTTTGTATCATATATTCGAACTGATACGATTCAGAAGTTGCCTTTTTGTAATCCTCATGCAGCAAAGGATGCACCTATTTATAATGA TTTGGTGATTGTGAGCTCACTTGATGGAAGGGTCACAGCATTCTCTACAGAAGATGGAATCAAAGTCTGGGCATTGGAAACCCAGCCATTGCTTTCATCTAATTTACATCATGTTGAG CTCACATCAAGTGGGAAATGGGTTCGGCTAGTGCCATCCCTACGCGGCAGTCTGTACAGCCTGAGCGGGGACTCGATAGAGCCTTTGCCTTTTGACGCTGAACAGCTGCTGTCTGCCTCATTCAAATATTCCGAAGACCTGGTTATAGCCG GCGCTAGAGAAACGTTATGGGTCGGCGTAGATGCGCACAACGGGAAAGTCGTTTACGAATGTAGCTCCAGTGGATGCAACAGCGAACAGCAAACGGCGAGAGCGGGTCGGGACGTTCTGGTATTGAGGAGACATTCCAACACGGTGCGAGCTTTGGACCCACGCTCCGGAACTGAGAA ATGGAACTTCAGCGTAGCAGAACACCAGATGGCTTTAAGTCGCAGAGAATGTGCAGGTACCGCGGGACCACCAAGCCCGGTCGCAATCGCTGTCGCTTTACCAGAGGGAGTCGTCGTCGTGAGGAGATCAGACTCGAGCCTACCATTGTGGCAACATAAG CTAGACGCCCCGGTATCAAACATGTGGAGGCTTCAAGGAGGACTGTTAGAACATATGGATGTGCTGTGGGAGGCCGCTCAAGCTATTGCAGAGTTGAACCCTCCCGTACCCTCGCTGTACTTAGGGGTTCACAATACACAG CTATACATCCAAGAGAGCGTCCTATACGCGCAGAAGATGAAAACCGCTTTATCGCCTAAACCTATGCCTTGGAAGCTGAAGCAATCCACACCACTGCTTGCTGACAGTGATACAGCTCTCTTACCGCCACACGACGTCGAATCTAACGACCTGTCTGCTGTGGCTTTACACGGAAACTTTGGAAAGAAAG ATAACACTGGCTTCTTCCTCTACCTCCAGCAAACTTGCGACCAATCAGTCCAAGTTGACGGAGACTTATTCGACGACCCCGACGTTGTCCCACCGAACAGTAGCGACGACCAACCCGACGACCACCATCACGTACACGTCCACGTATACTCTCTATGGTTCTGGTGGAAAGAGGTCCTACTCATAGCAGTCAGCTCCGCATTATTAATGAACTTAATGATCTGGCCAAGATTTTTCGCCCCCAAACTAAGGCCCACTACCCCTTTGCCCCTGAATCAGGAGTACATAGTCGTGGAAAGACATTACGAAAGACCTCCGTCTAATAACGGCACGGAATATTCCGGAAGGTACGAGAACGATTTCACCCCGTTGAGGTGTTTGGGCAAAGGGGGATTCGGTGTGGTTTTTGAGGCGAGAAATAATATTGATCATTGCTCGTATGCCGTAAAGCGAATAACTCTGCCGAAACG ggAATCGAAACGTGAGCGTGTGTTACGCGAAGTGCGTGCTCTAGCGAAGTTGGAACATGAGCACATTGTCCGTTATTTCAACGCGTGGCTGGAAGAACCCCCACCGAACTGGCAGGAACAGAGAGACTCCTACTGGATGAG CCAATTAGGTGGTGTATCGGTTGTTATGTCTGAAGACTATACCTCGCCCGCGTCTCCGGCCGAAAAGTCCCCTGCAAAGGGCGGCAGTGTCACGCTCAACCTTCCGAAGTCTGTAGATGATTGTATAGACGCTTTGGACTATGAGAAAAAACTCTCCGAACCTAGAAGGCACCG ATCTCTCAGTTGCAACGACTCGTTCAGCATTATATTCAGTGAGAACGCTTCCAAAGACGCCCATCTGACGACGGCAACGCCCACAAAACGTTTCTGCGGTGACGTCACAAGTCCGAATATGCTGTCAAAAAACGTCAGGAGCGGAGACAACGATGACTCTTTCATAGTTTTCGCGAATTCCCAGAATCCGTCAGAACATTCTAGTGGCTTCTCTGAAGCGAGAAAAGACGTGTCCAATAAGATATTGGAGAAAGTTAAGGAAAGCGACAGTTTTGGTAAAGACGGCAGTAAGAAGAAAAAG AAGGGTCACACACGTCACTGGTCTTTAGACATGTGTGTCCGCGCTCCGCAAGAAGCTGGCGTGGTGGGCGGCAGTAAAATGTATCTTTACATTCAGATGCAACTGTGTCGTAGAGAAAGTTTACACGATTGGCTTAGGAGCAACCGCACCTGGGAAGTTAGGAGAGATCAG atCAAAACCCTGTTCAGTCAGATAGTATCGGCAGTGGAGTACGTTCATCTTGCAGGCCTCATACATAGAGACCTCAAACCCAGCAATATATTCTTTGCTCCAGATGGTAAAGTCAAAGTTGGAGACTTCGGTCTTGTTACCACTATGACGGAAAACTCTCAAGATGGTGAAAGTCCCCAAGAGATAAACGCGCATGCCAGTCACACGCATAGAGTTG GTACCCATCTCTATATGTCTCCTGAGCAACTCCTCGGTCGTCCGTACAGTTACAAAGTGGACATCTACTCTCTTGGTCTGGTTTTGTTTGAGCTCTTGCACCCGTTCGGCACGGAGGCTGAGCGGGTATCGTGCTTAATGCGGCTGAAAAATGGAAACTATCCAGAACCTTTCCAGCAGAGCTATCCTAATGAG ACGGAAGTGTTAAAGTTAATGCTGTCTGACGACCCGACGCAAAGACCAACAGCCAGCGGCGTCAAGGCTCGCGCCCCTCTATACCAGTGTACGGACGAACAGTTCCACTTCACCCTACCAACATTCGTCACCTGTTGA